A section of the Bacteroidales bacterium genome encodes:
- a CDS encoding ABC-F family ATP-binding cassette domain-containing protein translates to MVLLQAENITKSFGDIVLFENISFSIHKGDKIALIAKNGTGKTTLLNILNGIDSPDNGSITLRKDIQIGYLPQNPEFIEKTVFDTLHKANKKIVEAQEKYQLAIQTNDEKKINEALALMDSLNVWNYESQIHEFISKLELPEAQTKIETLSGGQKKRLALARTLLSKPDILILDEPTNHLDVDMIEWLEEYLDNQIETLFLVTHDRYFLEQVCTQIIELDQKQLYTYEGNYSYFLQRRNERIQQAQSEIEKAKNLYRKELDWIRRMPKARTHKSKYRINAFDEISEKAHKQIIEQKIEIKTATRRLGKKILEINYLSKSFGDKIILKDFSYKFYQNERIGIVGPNGCGKTTFLQLLAQQIKPDNGHFEYGETVVLGYFTQENIQYPADKRVIDVVKDIAEYITTTDGSHISASQLLTYFLFPPNMQYTLVEKLSGGEKRRLQLVTVLMKNPNVLFLDEPTNDLDILTLNVLEEYLLQFNGCVVAVSHDRYFLDKVTEHIFAFEGNGIIKDYPGNYTQYLNERRKKEIHLKTPASNNKKEITHTTNKPKSSIKKLSYKEQKELEQIESEIEYLQKEKQHVESLLIDPQTNNQARNEFAIKLYKINEEIDFLELRWLELQEKIE, encoded by the coding sequence ATGGTCCTCTTACAAGCAGAAAACATAACAAAAAGTTTTGGAGACATAGTGCTATTTGAAAACATTTCATTTAGCATTCATAAAGGCGATAAAATAGCACTCATAGCAAAAAATGGAACAGGTAAAACTACTTTACTAAATATTTTAAATGGCATCGACAGTCCAGATAATGGCTCCATTACCCTAAGAAAAGACATCCAAATTGGATACCTTCCTCAAAACCCAGAATTTATTGAAAAAACTGTTTTTGATACTCTACATAAAGCTAATAAAAAAATAGTTGAAGCTCAAGAAAAATATCAATTAGCCATACAAACAAACGACGAAAAGAAAATAAACGAAGCACTTGCTCTTATGGATAGTCTTAATGTCTGGAACTACGAATCACAAATTCACGAGTTTATTTCAAAACTCGAACTTCCCGAAGCTCAAACAAAAATAGAAACTCTTTCGGGTGGACAAAAAAAACGATTAGCACTTGCACGCACATTGTTAAGCAAACCCGATATTCTCATTTTAGATGAGCCAACTAACCATTTAGATGTTGATATGATTGAATGGTTAGAAGAATATCTCGACAATCAAATTGAAACACTTTTTTTAGTAACACACGATCGTTATTTTTTAGAACAAGTATGTACACAAATTATTGAACTCGACCAAAAACAATTGTACACATACGAAGGAAATTATTCTTATTTTTTACAACGTCGTAACGAACGCATACAACAAGCTCAAAGCGAAATAGAAAAAGCTAAAAATCTTTATCGTAAAGAACTCGATTGGATTCGCCGTATGCCCAAAGCACGAACCCACAAATCAAAATATAGGATCAATGCTTTTGATGAAATTAGTGAAAAAGCACATAAGCAAATTATTGAACAAAAAATTGAAATTAAAACAGCCACACGTCGATTAGGAAAAAAAATACTCGAAATTAATTACCTTTCTAAATCGTTTGGTGATAAAATAATTTTAAAAGACTTTTCATATAAATTTTACCAGAATGAACGTATCGGTATTGTAGGACCTAATGGATGTGGAAAAACAACCTTTTTACAATTGCTAGCCCAACAAATAAAGCCCGATAATGGACACTTTGAATATGGCGAAACGGTTGTACTAGGATATTTTACACAAGAAAACATTCAATATCCAGCCGACAAAAGAGTTATAGATGTAGTAAAAGATATTGCCGAATATATTACAACCACAGACGGAAGCCATATATCCGCTAGTCAATTACTAACCTACTTTCTTTTTCCACCTAATATGCAATATACACTCGTTGAAAAACTAAGCGGTGGAGAAAAACGCAGACTTCAGTTGGTTACAGTACTAATGAAAAACCCCAATGTACTGTTTTTAGATGAACCTACAAACGACCTCGATATTCTAACTTTAAATGTTCTCGAAGAGTATTTATTACAATTTAATGGTTGTGTGGTTGCTGTTTCTCACGATCGATATTTTTTAGATAAAGTTACTGAGCATATTTTTGCTTTCGAAGGTAACGGAATAATAAAAGACTATCCTGGCAACTATACTCAATATCTTAACGAACGCAGAAAAAAAGAAATACATCTAAAAACACCTGCCTCAAACAACAAAAAAGAAATAACTCACACAACAAATAAGCCAAAATCATCTATCAAAAAACTAAGTTATAAAGAACAAAAAGAACTTGAGCAAATTGAATCAGAAATAGAGTATTTACAAAAAGAAAAACAACATGTAGAATCACTACTCATTGATCCGCAAACAAATAATCAAGCTAGAAATGAATTCGCTATTAAATTATACAAAATAAACGAAGAAATTGATTTTTTGGAACTTAGATGGTTAGAATTACAAGAAAAAATTGAGTAA